The following are encoded together in the Planococcus antarcticus DSM 14505 genome:
- a CDS encoding BCCT family transporter: MNKYGSRTDWPVLFISGGLLVAFVIASFIDVDFVSNTVNQSFAFAVKYFGGFWQVLFLGTFFIALFLGFSKYGNIRLGGIEKPEVAYFKWLAMIMTTLLAGGGVFWAAAEPMYHFLDRSPNFAGSGVESATESAVIPAFAQAYLHWGFLAWSILGTLGTIVLMYAHYQKGMPLKPRTLLYPLLGEKIMKNSALGTIIDASAVIAVAAGTIGPIGFLGLQAAYGMEVLFGIPNNLFTQVIIIVGVVIIATISAVSGLRKGIQFLSNLNIIITLILMVAILVLGPGGFILDTFLAASGVHLQEFLAMSTFCGNSVWLGSWTIFFWGWFLGYGPMMAIFISTITRGRTIRELILAVSITAPIVTAFWFTVVGGTGMFYELAQPGIISDALNASGMPAAMMAITQQLPLNSLIAPLFLLVTVLFVVTTADSMAYTISVAITGDGHPPKTMRIFWAIIMGTVAIVLLMISEGGIEAIQSFIVVTAIPVSLLLVTTFWAAPKVAKIMFEDQFGVDPKLKSKAFVKKETEGDSLKDS; encoded by the coding sequence TTGAATAAATATGGATCTAGGACGGATTGGCCCGTACTATTCATCAGTGGTGGGTTACTTGTGGCTTTTGTTATAGCATCGTTTATCGATGTAGATTTTGTATCGAATACAGTTAATCAATCCTTCGCTTTTGCTGTGAAATATTTCGGAGGATTTTGGCAAGTTTTGTTTTTAGGTACGTTTTTTATCGCACTTTTCCTTGGATTCTCAAAATACGGTAATATTCGTCTAGGTGGCATTGAAAAGCCAGAAGTGGCTTATTTTAAATGGCTTGCCATGATTATGACAACCTTGCTTGCGGGTGGAGGGGTATTTTGGGCAGCTGCCGAACCGATGTACCATTTTCTTGATCGTTCACCTAATTTTGCAGGTTCTGGTGTGGAATCGGCTACTGAAAGTGCCGTCATTCCAGCATTTGCACAGGCCTACTTGCATTGGGGATTTCTTGCGTGGTCGATTCTCGGAACGCTTGGAACAATTGTATTAATGTATGCGCATTACCAAAAAGGCATGCCGTTAAAACCGCGTACATTGCTGTACCCGTTGCTTGGTGAAAAAATTATGAAAAACAGTGCGCTTGGTACCATTATCGATGCGTCTGCAGTGATTGCTGTAGCAGCGGGGACGATTGGACCAATTGGCTTTCTTGGACTGCAAGCTGCTTACGGAATGGAAGTATTGTTCGGGATACCGAACAACTTGTTTACGCAAGTAATTATCATTGTTGGTGTAGTAATAATCGCTACGATATCGGCTGTTTCAGGGTTACGCAAAGGGATCCAATTTTTGAGTAATTTAAATATCATTATTACGCTGATTTTAATGGTTGCGATTTTAGTGTTAGGACCAGGCGGATTTATCCTTGATACGTTTCTTGCAGCATCTGGAGTCCATCTTCAAGAATTTCTTGCAATGAGTACGTTTTGCGGGAATTCGGTTTGGTTAGGTTCTTGGACCATCTTTTTTTGGGGTTGGTTCCTCGGATATGGACCAATGATGGCCATCTTTATTTCAACGATTACTCGCGGACGCACCATTCGCGAATTGATTTTGGCCGTGTCTATTACAGCACCAATCGTTACGGCATTTTGGTTTACGGTTGTTGGAGGCACAGGAATGTTTTATGAGCTAGCTCAGCCAGGCATTATTTCGGATGCATTAAATGCATCTGGTATGCCAGCTGCGATGATGGCCATTACGCAACAACTACCACTCAATTCATTAATTGCACCATTGTTCTTGTTAGTCACAGTTTTATTTGTTGTCACGACAGCCGACTCGATGGCATATACAATTTCAGTTGCGATAACAGGAGATGGTCACCCTCCAAAGACGATGCGTATTTTTTGGGCAATTATTATGGGTACTGTAGCGATCGTGCTCTTAATGATTAGTGAAGGTGGAATTGAAGCAATTCAATCGTTTATTGTTGTTACGGCAATTCCTGTTTCACTGCTTTTAGTGACAACATTTTGGGCTGCTCCGAAAGTGGCGAAAATTATGTTTGAAGATCAGTTTGGCGTTGACCCTAAACTGAAGAGTAAAGCATTTGTGAAGAAAGAAACGGAAGGCGATTCACTAAAAGATTCATGA
- a CDS encoding sensor domain-containing diguanylate cyclase → MVTIYQELQMYKNFDELASDVLDLAKEILPDQLFFLSSVSDTQQVILKLSNEDTSILVAEGMVVNLNDTLCNRIDFEKKQPLIYEDTMKESSLADFKNALEEANVRSYLGIPISFMNGEKFGTLCAINDEVSHFDNKSIHLLQRIVRMFSYYLDLERFAYRDSLTDLYNRRYLSTFFEDHHKTGGVIFFLDLDGFKKVNDVHGHDEGDLVLKEVAWRLRKFVNEHRNAFAVRLGGDEFIIHFSDISSKEEMTKQAERLLDSLSAWDADYQLSASIGIVTYPIDDTINLNMLLKHADHALYRAKTAGKNTYKFFDS, encoded by the coding sequence ATGGTGACAATCTATCAAGAATTGCAAATGTATAAGAATTTTGATGAGCTGGCCAGCGATGTACTTGATCTGGCAAAAGAAATCTTGCCTGACCAATTGTTTTTTTTGAGTTCTGTCAGTGATACGCAGCAAGTTATTCTAAAGCTTTCAAATGAGGATACGAGTATTCTGGTGGCTGAAGGAATGGTTGTAAACCTTAACGACACTCTTTGCAATCGCATTGATTTTGAAAAAAAACAGCCTTTGATCTATGAAGATACGATGAAAGAAAGCAGTTTAGCCGATTTTAAAAATGCGCTCGAAGAAGCCAATGTCAGATCTTATTTAGGGATTCCTATTTCTTTTATGAACGGAGAGAAATTTGGGACATTATGCGCGATAAACGATGAAGTAAGCCATTTTGACAACAAGAGCATCCATTTACTGCAAAGAATCGTCAGGATGTTTTCTTATTATTTGGATCTGGAGCGCTTTGCTTATAGAGATTCGTTGACTGACCTATACAATAGGCGCTACCTTTCTACTTTTTTTGAAGACCATCACAAAACCGGAGGAGTGATATTCTTTCTTGATTTGGATGGCTTTAAAAAGGTAAACGATGTACATGGCCACGATGAGGGAGACCTAGTGTTAAAAGAAGTCGCTTGGAGGCTACGGAAATTTGTGAATGAGCACCGCAACGCCTTTGCAGTCAGATTAGGGGGAGATGAATTCATCATCCATTTCTCCGACATATCCAGCAAAGAGGAAATGACTAAGCAAGCGGAACGGTTACTCGACAGCTTAAGTGCATGGGATGCCGATTATCAACTTTCCGCCAGTATTGGAATTGTGACGTATCCAATCGATGACACTATCAATTTAAATATGCTTCTTAAACATGCAGACCATGCCTTATATCGTGCAAAAACAGCAGGGAAAAATACGTATAAGTTTTTTGACTCGTGA
- a CDS encoding DegV family protein, whose product MKKIAWITDTAAQLDDAFIRKYDIHILPLSVVFSDGSFRESIDLTQEEFYDRLRLAKVSPKTSQPAIGEMVSLYEELQLEGYDFAMALHLSSGLSGTFESAQAAAKMTDFNVHVIDSKIGSFPMVKMIESGNELFANGKDVEEVVAAMTELTAKSKLFFIPSSLNQLHKSGRVSGTQTFISNLLNIKVVISFEDGKPVMKEKVRSNKRAKDNVTSALRGDMTTGTVPEVAVIHCNNADDAEIWKHELLQEFPSLRVQVVALSVCVGVHAGEGTTGLSWVAY is encoded by the coding sequence ATGAAGAAAATCGCTTGGATTACGGATACAGCTGCGCAACTAGATGATGCTTTCATCCGGAAATATGATATACATATCCTGCCCCTTAGTGTTGTTTTTTCTGATGGGTCATTTCGGGAATCGATTGATCTGACACAAGAAGAATTTTACGATAGATTACGCTTAGCAAAAGTTTCACCTAAAACCTCGCAGCCTGCAATTGGCGAGATGGTTTCTTTATACGAAGAGCTTCAGTTAGAAGGATACGATTTTGCGATGGCGTTGCACTTATCAAGTGGACTATCAGGAACATTTGAAAGCGCACAGGCGGCAGCGAAGATGACAGACTTCAACGTGCATGTAATCGATTCAAAAATCGGTTCTTTTCCGATGGTTAAAATGATTGAAAGCGGCAATGAGCTGTTTGCAAATGGTAAAGACGTGGAAGAAGTTGTTGCTGCTATGACTGAACTAACAGCTAAATCGAAATTGTTTTTTATTCCTTCGAGCTTAAACCAATTGCACAAAAGTGGCCGCGTTTCTGGAACACAAACATTTATAAGTAATTTGCTAAACATTAAAGTGGTCATCAGTTTTGAGGACGGTAAACCTGTTATGAAAGAAAAAGTTCGTTCAAACAAGCGAGCGAAAGATAATGTGACTTCCGCGCTTCGTGGAGATATGACTACTGGTACTGTGCCAGAAGTGGCTGTGATTCACTGCAATAATGCCGATGACGCAGAAATATGGAAGCATGAGCTATTACAAGAGTTTCCATCCTTGAGGGTACAAGTCGTTGCACTTAGTGTTTGCGTGGGTGTCCATGCGGGTGAGGGAACTACTGGGTTGAGTTGGGTTGCTTACTAA